In a genomic window of Deinococcus metalli:
- a CDS encoding DUF2239 family protein, with amino-acid sequence MDATPTYTVFLGQRRLLTAPLREVLTTLKTLERTGTEPLLIFNDQTGRTVDFDLSGSLDDVLAREDPAPARSGPGRPKLGVVSREVSLLPRHWEWLEAWPNGASAALRRVIDEARKADPAAERRRMAVLPTDRFLTVMGGDLPGAEDVSRALYAGDGATFRALVAAWPEDVRLHVLHLAAPAFETGEGT; translated from the coding sequence ATGGACGCCACCCCCACCTACACCGTCTTCCTCGGCCAGCGCCGGCTTCTCACCGCCCCGCTGCGCGAGGTGCTCACGACCCTCAAGACGCTGGAGCGCACCGGCACGGAACCGCTGCTGATCTTCAACGACCAGACCGGACGCACCGTGGACTTCGACCTCAGCGGCTCGCTGGACGACGTACTCGCCCGCGAGGACCCCGCGCCGGCCAGATCCGGCCCCGGCCGCCCGAAACTCGGCGTGGTCTCGCGCGAGGTCAGCCTGCTGCCCCGCCACTGGGAGTGGCTGGAGGCGTGGCCGAACGGCGCCTCCGCCGCCCTGCGCCGCGTGATCGACGAGGCCCGCAAGGCCGACCCGGCGGCCGAACGCCGGCGCATGGCCGTGCTTCCCACGGACCGCTTCCTGACCGTCATGGGCGGCGACCTGCCCGGCGCGGAGGACGTCAGCCGCGCGCTGTACGCCGGCGACGGCGCCACCTTCCGCGCCCTGGTCGCCGCGTGGCCCGAGGACGTCCGTCTGCACGTCCTGCACCTCGCCGCCCCGGCCTTCGAGACGGGGGAGGGCACGTGA
- a CDS encoding GIY-YIG nuclease family protein, with translation MSPVLPTPRPGVARVTHVPSGRSLLVPSVNVDAFLNRTRFELMTGTHRHAALQRDWTGDGAAAFTFDVLDTLTPGDATPATLRDDLEELLTLWQEKLNRPAALCY, from the coding sequence GTGAGCCCTGTGCTCCCCACGCCCCGGCCCGGCGTGGCCCGCGTCACGCACGTTCCGTCCGGACGCAGCCTGCTCGTCCCGAGCGTGAACGTGGACGCCTTCCTGAACCGGACACGCTTCGAACTGATGACCGGAACCCACCGCCACGCGGCGCTGCAACGCGACTGGACCGGAGACGGCGCGGCCGCCTTCACCTTCGACGTGCTCGACACGCTGACGCCCGGCGACGCCACCCCCGCCACCCTGCGCGACGACCTCGAGGAGCTGCTGACCCTGTGGCAGGAAAAACTGAACCGCCCGGCGGCCCTGTGTTACTGA
- the rplL gene encoding 50S ribosomal protein L7/L12 yields MAYDKQALIDQLGTLTIMELADLIDGLKETWGVTAAVAAGPAAGPAAAPVEEKTEFDVVLVDAGASKINVIKEIRAITGLGLKEAKDMSEKGGALKEGISKDEAEKIKAQLEAAGAKVELK; encoded by the coding sequence ATGGCTTACGACAAACAGGCTCTGATTGACCAGCTCGGCACCCTCACCATCATGGAACTCGCGGACCTCATCGACGGTCTGAAGGAAACCTGGGGCGTCACCGCCGCCGTCGCCGCCGGCCCCGCCGCTGGCCCCGCCGCCGCCCCGGTCGAAGAGAAGACCGAATTTGACGTCGTGCTGGTCGATGCCGGCGCGAGCAAGATCAACGTCATTAAGGAAATCCGCGCCATCACCGGCCTGGGCCTCAAGGAAGCCAAGGACATGAGCGAGAAGGGCGGCGCGCTGAAGGAAGGCATCAGCAAGGACGAAGCCGAGAAGATCAAGGCCCAGCTGGAAGCGGCCGGCGCCAAGGTCGAACTCAAGTAA
- the rplJ gene encoding 50S ribosomal protein L10: MANEKNQQTLGSLQKSLTDIETFYVVDYQGLTAGQLGKLRKDIREKGGQLIVAKNTLINIALQEGGRDFTDALKGPSALVLAQDDPAGVAKALSDAAKGNDKGIPAIKGGFVEGNKVDVAVVQRLASLGSKQQLQAELVGVLSAHLSNFVGILEAYKTKLEEQGA; encoded by the coding sequence GTGGCGAACGAAAAGAACCAGCAGACCCTGGGCAGCCTGCAGAAGAGCCTGACGGACATCGAGACGTTCTACGTCGTCGACTACCAGGGCCTGACTGCCGGCCAGCTGGGCAAACTGCGCAAGGACATCCGCGAGAAGGGCGGGCAGCTCATCGTTGCCAAGAACACCCTGATCAACATCGCCCTGCAAGAAGGCGGCCGTGACTTCACGGACGCGCTCAAGGGCCCCAGCGCCCTGGTGCTGGCCCAGGACGACCCGGCCGGCGTGGCCAAGGCGCTGAGCGACGCGGCCAAGGGCAATGACAAGGGCATCCCGGCCATCAAGGGCGGCTTCGTCGAGGGCAACAAGGTGGACGTCGCCGTCGTGCAGCGTCTGGCCAGCCTCGGCAGCAAGCAGCAGCTGCAGGCCGAACTGGTCGGCGTGCTCAGCGCCCACCTGTCGAACTTCGTGGGCATCCTCGAAGCGTACAAGACCAAACTCGAAGAGCAGGGCGCGTAA
- the rplA gene encoding 50S ribosomal protein L1, translating to MPKHGKRYAALVGKVDRDKQYTIDEAAALVKELATAKFDETVEVHFRLGIDPRKSDQNVRGTVALPHGTGRTVRVAVITKGDNLAAAQAAGADTVGSDELIERIAGGFMDFDAVVATPDMMAAIGQKLARLLGPRGLLPNPKSGTVGPDVTGMVRGLKAGRIEFRNDKTGVVHAPIGKASFDPANLSANFGALLSALEGAKPGSAKGVFLRSAYLTTTMGPSIPLTLSSGASA from the coding sequence ATGCCTAAGCACGGCAAACGCTACGCAGCGCTGGTCGGCAAGGTCGACCGCGACAAGCAGTACACCATCGACGAGGCCGCCGCGCTGGTCAAGGAACTCGCCACCGCGAAGTTCGACGAGACCGTGGAAGTGCACTTCCGTCTCGGCATCGATCCGCGCAAGAGTGACCAGAACGTGCGCGGTACCGTCGCGCTGCCCCACGGCACCGGCCGCACCGTGCGCGTCGCCGTGATCACCAAGGGTGACAACCTCGCGGCCGCGCAGGCAGCCGGCGCGGACACCGTCGGCAGCGACGAGCTGATCGAGCGTATCGCCGGCGGCTTCATGGACTTCGACGCCGTCGTGGCGACCCCGGACATGATGGCCGCGATCGGCCAGAAGCTCGCGCGTCTGCTCGGGCCGCGCGGCCTGCTGCCCAACCCCAAGAGCGGCACCGTCGGTCCCGACGTGACCGGCATGGTGCGCGGCCTCAAGGCCGGCCGCATCGAGTTCCGCAACGACAAGACCGGCGTCGTGCACGCGCCCATCGGCAAGGCCAGCTTCGATCCGGCCAACCTGAGCGCGAACTTCGGCGCCCTGCTGAGCGCCCTGGAAGGCGCCAAGCCCGGCTCCGCCAAGGGCGTGTTCCTGCGCAGCGCGTACCTCACGACCACCATGGGCCCCAGCATTCCGCTGACCCTGTCGAGCGGCGCGAGCGCCTGA
- the rplK gene encoding 50S ribosomal protein L11, protein MKKVMGIVKLQLPAGKATPAPPVGPALGQYGANIMEFTKAFNAQTADKGDAIIPVEITIFADRSFTFITKTPPMSYLIRKAAGLQKGSPTPNKAKVGKLNWDQVLEIAKTKMPDLNAGSVEAAANTVAGTARSMGVTIEGAPNA, encoded by the coding sequence ATGAAGAAAGTCATGGGGATTGTCAAGCTGCAACTCCCGGCTGGGAAGGCCACGCCGGCCCCGCCCGTCGGCCCGGCCCTCGGTCAGTACGGGGCGAACATCATGGAGTTCACGAAGGCCTTCAACGCCCAGACGGCGGACAAGGGCGACGCGATCATCCCGGTCGAGATCACCATTTTCGCTGACCGCAGCTTCACCTTCATCACCAAGACCCCCCCGATGAGCTACCTGATCCGCAAGGCCGCCGGCCTGCAGAAGGGCAGCCCGACCCCCAACAAGGCCAAGGTCGGCAAGCTCAACTGGGATCAGGTGCTGGAAATCGCGAAGACCAAGATGCCCGACCTGAACGCCGGCAGCGTTGAAGCCGCCGCGAACACGGTCGCCGGCACCGCCCGCTCCATGGGCGTGACCATCGAGGGGGCCCCCAATGCCTAA
- the nusG gene encoding transcription termination/antitermination protein NusG has protein sequence MSIEWYAVHTYVGQEDRVESQLMERASKLGMRGTKIFQVLQPTEDAVELREGGKKETVQRKLFPGYVFVQMDVEDDDAPGELGESWEVVRGTNGVTGFVGTATRPVPLSFDEVQRLLTSVGVAAQPKVEEAPRVKVDFKAGDMVRVTGGPFADFSGVVSEVNIPQAKVKVLVSIFGRETPVELDFSQVAK, from the coding sequence ATGAGCATCGAGTGGTACGCGGTGCATACCTACGTGGGTCAGGAAGACCGCGTGGAGAGCCAGCTGATGGAACGCGCGAGCAAACTCGGCATGCGCGGCACCAAGATCTTCCAAGTGCTGCAGCCCACCGAGGACGCCGTGGAACTGCGCGAGGGCGGCAAGAAAGAAACCGTCCAGCGCAAGCTCTTCCCCGGGTACGTCTTCGTGCAGATGGACGTCGAGGACGACGACGCGCCCGGCGAGCTGGGCGAGTCGTGGGAAGTCGTGCGCGGCACGAACGGTGTGACGGGCTTCGTCGGCACCGCGACCCGGCCCGTGCCGCTGTCGTTCGACGAGGTGCAGCGGCTGCTGACCTCGGTCGGCGTGGCCGCGCAGCCCAAGGTCGAGGAAGCGCCGCGCGTGAAGGTGGACTTCAAGGCGGGCGACATGGTGCGCGTCACCGGCGGCCCGTTCGCGGACTTCAGCGGCGTGGTCAGCGAGGTCAACATTCCGCAGGCGAAGGTCAAGGTGCTCGTCAGCATCTTCGGCCGCGAGACGCCGGTGGAACTCGACTTCTCCCAGGTCGCCAAGTAA
- the secE gene encoding preprotein translocase subunit SecE has product MNLIQYFRDSRAELSRVSWPTRAQVLEGTQAVLIFVVALTLVVWLMDVGFGALLRVILQGRIA; this is encoded by the coding sequence ATGAACTTGATCCAGTATTTCCGCGACTCGCGCGCGGAACTGTCCCGCGTCTCGTGGCCCACGCGCGCCCAGGTGCTCGAGGGCACGCAGGCTGTGCTCATCTTCGTCGTGGCCCTCACGCTGGTCGTGTGGCTGATGGACGTGGGCTTCGGCGCCCTGCTGCGCGTGATCCTTCAGGGCAGGATCGCATGA
- the rpmG gene encoding 50S ribosomal protein L33, whose amino-acid sequence MAKDGPRIIVKMESSAGTGFYYTTTKNRRNTQAKMELRKYDPVAKKHVVFKEKKV is encoded by the coding sequence ATGGCGAAGGACGGCCCCCGCATCATCGTGAAGATGGAAAGCAGCGCAGGCACTGGCTTCTACTACACGACCACCAAGAACCGCCGCAACACGCAGGCCAAGATGGAGCTGCGCAAGTACGACCCCGTGGCGAAAAAGCACGTGGTCTTCAAGGAGAAGAAGGTCTGA